The genomic interval GAGCGTTTAACGCTGGTCTCAAAATTCGGTAATTGCTTATGTATTATGCGTTTGACCGCATCCGCTACAATTTCTGCTCGTTTTTCCCCAGGCAGCGCAGCGTATTTGTGTTGTACATAACTTCGAATATTTCGAACGTCTGTTGGTGACAAAACATATGCTTCATCGGCTGCCATGACGAATCGCCCCTTCGCGTCATCTCAATCCGATTTTACCACAAGTTTCCTTAGGACAGTGAGCTTAGTTTTTGAATTTCTTCTTGAATGTGCGGCTAAAGTTTAAATACTGTTATTTGTTCCTTCTCGCTAACCGTAAATTGATATTTACAATCACAGCCTTCATCATGCGGGACAGTATTGATCCCATACTCAGCAAGAAAAGCGCCCTAAGGCGCTTCTCATCCATCAAATTTATTATCTCTCGACCAATATTTAAGGAAGCATCGATGATCCCATCAAATATTTATCCACTTCACGAGCGGCCTCGCGACCTTCATTAATCGCCCAAACCACTAAGCTTTGACCACGGCGCATGTCGCCTGCAGCAAATACTTTATCCACATTAGTGTTGTATTTGCCATAAGTCGCTTTTACGTTTGTACGACGGTCTTGTGCAAGACCAAGCTGCTCAATCAGCGTCGTTTCAGGGCCTTCAAAACCTACTGCAATAAATACAAGATCTGCAGGCCATACTTTTTCTGTTCCTGGAATTTCACTATATATTTTACGTCCAGTCTCATCAACCGTACGTTCAATTTGAACAGTATGAAGCTCTTTAAGGTTTCCATTGCCATCGCCAACAAATTTCTTCGTTAGTACAGAAAACGCGCGAGGATCTTCACCAAATAGAGCTTTTGCTTCCTCATGTGCATAATCCAGCGTGTACACATTCGGGAATTGCGGCCATGGATTTTTATCGTTGTCTCGCACTAGCGGCGCTTTCGCATGTGTGCCGAATTGCGTAACCGACTTACAGCCGTGACGCAGTGCTGTAGCCACGCAGTCCGATCCAGTATCTCCGCCGCCAATAACGATAACGTCCTTGTCTTTCGCGGAAATATAGTTTCCATCTTCAAGATTCGAATCCAAATAGCTCTTAATTGTGCCATTCAAGTAATCCATTGCCATGTGAACACCGTTCAAATCGCGGCCTTCCATTTCAACGTCGCGAGCTCTTGTCGAGCCTCCGCAAAGAACGACTGCGTCAAAGTTATTAACTAGCTCAGAAGCTGTAATATCTTTGCCGATCTCTGTATTCGTTACAAACTCAACGCCTTCTGCTGCCATAATATCAACACGGCGCTGAACAACATGTTTCTCAAGCTTCATTGTAGGGATACCATAGGTTAGCAAGCCGCCGATGCGATCTGCGCGCTCATATACGGTTACGGTATGTCCTGCTCTATTCAGTTGTGCAGCAGTTGCCATTCCAGCAGGACCAGAGCCTACAACGGCAATCCGTTTGCCTGTGCGGACTTTTGGCGGTTGTGGAACAACCCAGCCCTCTTCAAACCCGCGATCAATGATTGCTTGTTCGATCGTTTTGATCGTTACAGCATCGCCTATTAAACCAACCGTACAAGATCCCTCACACGGTGCTGGACAAACGCGGCCAGTGAATTCAGGAAAATTATTTGTTTTATGCAGACGGTCTAGCGCTTCACGCCATAATCCGCGATAAATCAAATTATTCCATTCTGGAATGAGATTGTTTACGGGGCAACCTGAAACCGAACCTGCCAGCTCAATGCCTGTGTGGCAATATGGTGTACCACAGTCCATGCAGCGAGCGCCTTGTGTTTTTAACTGCTCATCCGAAAAATGCTTATGAAACTCTTGCCAGTCTTTGATACGCTCTAGCGGGTCGCGATCGGCCGGCAATTCGCGCTGAAATTCCATAAAACCAGTAGGTGTAGACATGATCGCATTTCCTCCATCCATATTTCCCGTTAACACTGCTTAGATTCTCTTTAAAACTATATCGGGAATTCTTAAAATATTCAATAACGAACTTTCTGCGAAAACGAATATTTTGTCTAAAGCACTCGTTTACTATTTTACAACATCCTAGCATTCAAGTACTTATGAAGGTAATGGATTATGCGTACAATCATTTGCACTTTCTGACATATCGTTCGTCAAACGTTCGGTTTTACCTTAAAAAGCTATACTTCCGACCGAATAAACGTTTGAAACGTGAAAGCATACTTGTTTTTTTCATCACTATCTCTGCTCTCGCTTTCCACAAGCTTCCACTGCAAATCAGAGAATGCAGGAAAAAATGCATCTCCGCCTTCAATATCTGCTTCCACTTTTGTAAGCAATATTTGATTAGCGAAGGGCAGAAACTGCTCGTAAATATCAGCACCGCCTATAACAACAAGCTCTTCAGCTGTATATAATTCTAGCGCTTCTTTAATCGAATGTACGATTTCACAGCCCTCAGGGTGGAAATCCGTTTGACGAGTCAATACGACATTTTTACGATCAACCAATGGCTTAGGCAGTGATTCAAACGTCTTACGGCCCATGAGTACCGTTTTACCAATCGTCATCTTCTTGAAAAAAGCCATTTCTGCTGGCAAACGCCATGGCAGCTTGTTTCCTATTCCTATAGTTCTATTGCGATCCATAGCGGCAATCAAAGTAATATTCATAATGGTTAACTCCTTTCTTCATTTTTAAAAATGAATATGAATTTACACAGCTACCGGCGC from Paenibacillus sp. FSL K6-3182 carries:
- a CDS encoding glutamate synthase subunit beta, with translation MSTPTGFMEFQRELPADRDPLERIKDWQEFHKHFSDEQLKTQGARCMDCGTPYCHTGIELAGSVSGCPVNNLIPEWNNLIYRGLWREALDRLHKTNNFPEFTGRVCPAPCEGSCTVGLIGDAVTIKTIEQAIIDRGFEEGWVVPQPPKVRTGKRIAVVGSGPAGMATAAQLNRAGHTVTVYERADRIGGLLTYGIPTMKLEKHVVQRRVDIMAAEGVEFVTNTEIGKDITASELVNNFDAVVLCGGSTRARDVEMEGRDLNGVHMAMDYLNGTIKSYLDSNLEDGNYISAKDKDVIVIGGGDTGSDCVATALRHGCKSVTQFGTHAKAPLVRDNDKNPWPQFPNVYTLDYAHEEAKALFGEDPRAFSVLTKKFVGDGNGNLKELHTVQIERTVDETGRKIYSEIPGTEKVWPADLVFIAVGFEGPETTLIEQLGLAQDRRTNVKATYGKYNTNVDKVFAAGDMRRGQSLVVWAINEGREAAREVDKYLMGSSMLP
- a CDS encoding dihydrofolate reductase, translating into MNITLIAAMDRNRTIGIGNKLPWRLPAEMAFFKKMTIGKTVLMGRKTFESLPKPLVDRKNVVLTRQTDFHPEGCEIVHSIKEALELYTAEELVVIGGADIYEQFLPFANQILLTKVEADIEGGDAFFPAFSDLQWKLVESESRDSDEKNKYAFTFQTFIRSEV